A stretch of Brachyspira suanatina DNA encodes these proteins:
- the ftsH gene encoding ATP-dependent zinc metalloprotease FtsH: MSSKKNNRRQSMPQSGGGGNQIIIILLLTMVVVMAIMYFQKTPQVKAQEWDYSTVVQKVKEGVVKEVTIVDQNIRNGKAIETVNGKITEINFYSYIPFTASGFVNLLIDNNVKVRGEAEKPSYLSLILVNLLPILLIGFLLWFFMFRQVQGSNNRAMSFGKSRARLLTKEDVKVTFKDVEGCKEAKEELQEVVQFLKDASKFTKLGAKIPKGVLLVGPPGTGKTLLAKAVAGEANVPFFSMSGSEFVEMFVGVGASRVRDLFEQGKRSAPCIIFIDELDAVGRTRGAGYGGGHDEREQTLNQMLVEMDGFNTDTRIIIFAATNRPDVLDPALLRPGRFDRQVVVDLPDVKGREGIFKVHVAKIQHDPSIDLYHLARATPGFSGADIANMVNEAALIAARNDKPRVELSDFEEARDKVMMGPERRSILISEKEKLNTAYHEAGHTLMAVLLQNTDALHKVTIVPRGRSLGATWTLPSDGRYTLQRKKAVDEMSLLLGGRVAEEFKFGEDSVTTGASNDIERVTELARRMVCEWGMSRLGPISFGQKEQPIFLGKEIARHKDYSEETAQKIDEEVHKFVMRAYERTKKLIAENADKFESLSRELFEKESLDIEDIERICEVKLDRIKDKLVYAGKDPKRGTDELEDPSAYQEGEVKSVKEEVFNTPIKPLKKSDKAESDKEEVKSIKKSSVKKVSSSTRKKKTEE, from the coding sequence ATGAGTAGTAAAAAAAATAATAGAAGACAATCTATGCCGCAATCCGGAGGCGGAGGAAATCAAATCATAATAATACTTCTTCTTACAATGGTTGTAGTAATGGCTATAATGTACTTTCAAAAAACACCACAGGTGAAAGCTCAGGAATGGGATTATTCAACTGTAGTACAGAAAGTTAAAGAAGGAGTTGTTAAAGAAGTTACTATAGTAGATCAGAATATCAGAAATGGTAAAGCTATAGAAACAGTTAATGGAAAAATTACTGAGATAAACTTTTACTCTTATATACCATTTACTGCAAGCGGATTCGTTAACTTGCTTATAGATAATAATGTTAAAGTTAGAGGAGAAGCTGAAAAACCTAGTTATTTAAGTCTTATACTTGTAAACTTACTGCCTATATTGTTAATAGGATTTCTGCTTTGGTTCTTTATGTTCAGGCAGGTGCAGGGTTCTAATAACAGAGCTATGAGTTTCGGAAAAAGCAGAGCAAGACTTTTAACTAAAGAAGATGTAAAAGTAACTTTCAAAGATGTTGAAGGCTGTAAAGAAGCTAAAGAAGAATTACAGGAAGTTGTACAATTCTTAAAAGATGCAAGCAAATTCACAAAACTTGGTGCTAAAATTCCTAAAGGTGTATTATTAGTAGGCCCTCCTGGTACTGGTAAAACTTTACTTGCTAAGGCAGTTGCTGGCGAAGCTAATGTGCCTTTCTTCAGTATGTCTGGTTCTGAATTTGTAGAAATGTTTGTAGGTGTTGGTGCTTCAAGAGTAAGAGATTTATTTGAACAAGGTAAAAGATCTGCTCCTTGTATCATATTTATAGACGAGCTTGATGCTGTTGGTAGAACTAGAGGTGCTGGATACGGCGGCGGACATGATGAAAGAGAACAAACATTAAACCAAATGCTTGTTGAAATGGACGGTTTCAATACTGATACTAGAATCATAATATTTGCTGCTACTAACAGACCTGATGTACTTGACCCTGCCCTACTTCGTCCTGGAAGATTTGACAGACAAGTTGTTGTTGATTTGCCTGACGTTAAAGGAAGAGAGGGAATATTTAAAGTGCATGTTGCTAAAATACAGCATGATCCTTCTATAGATTTGTATCATTTAGCTAGAGCGACTCCTGGTTTTTCTGGTGCTGATATTGCTAATATGGTTAATGAGGCTGCTTTAATTGCTGCTAGAAATGATAAACCAAGAGTAGAACTTTCTGATTTTGAAGAGGCTCGCGATAAGGTTATGATGGGACCTGAAAGAAGAAGCATACTAATCAGTGAAAAAGAAAAATTAAATACTGCTTATCATGAGGCAGGACACACTTTAATGGCCGTACTTCTTCAAAATACTGATGCTTTACACAAAGTTACTATTGTTCCTAGAGGAAGAAGTTTAGGTGCTACTTGGACTTTGCCTTCTGATGGAAGATATACTCTTCAAAGAAAAAAAGCTGTTGATGAAATGTCTTTGCTTCTTGGTGGACGCGTTGCTGAAGAATTCAAGTTTGGAGAAGATTCTGTAACTACAGGTGCTTCAAATGATATAGAAAGAGTTACTGAACTTGCTAGAAGAATGGTATGCGAATGGGGTATGAGTAGACTTGGACCTATATCATTCGGACAAAAAGAACAGCCTATTTTCTTAGGAAAAGAGATTGCTAGACATAAAGATTACAGCGAAGAAACTGCTCAGAAAATAGATGAAGAAGTTCACAAATTCGTAATGAGAGCTTATGAAAGAACTAAAAAATTAATAGCTGAAAATGCTGATAAATTTGAATCTTTATCTAGAGAATTGTTTGAAAAAGAATCTCTTGATATAGAAGATATAGAAAGAATATGTGAAGTAAAATTGGATAGAATAAAAGATAAGCTAGTTTATGCTGGTAAAGACCCAAAAAGAGGTACTGATGAGCTTGAAGACCCTTCAGCATATCAGGAAGGTGAAGTAAAAAGCGTAAAAGAGGAAGTTTTTAATACTCCTATAAAACCTCTTAAAAAATCTGATAAAGCTGAAAGCGATAAAGAAGAAGTTAAATCTATAAAGAAATCAAGTGTTAAAAAAGTTTCTTCTTCTACTAGAAAGAAAAAAACAGAAGAATAA
- a CDS encoding P1 family peptidase, with product MKEIKITDIENIKIGNAQNKEAATGCTVIICERGAVIGLDVRGGGPASRESELTKAQASTDIVHAVLLSGGSAFGLDASGGVMKYLEERNIGFDVGITKVPLVCQSCIFDLRIGDYKVRPDINMGYEACVNAQSNNPKMGNYGAGTGATVGKILGADYAMKSGLGFYAVQVDDVKIGAVVSVNAFGDVYDYDSGKMIAGVLNENKNGFRSSEEELIKITQNNNLSFTSNVSNTKENTTIGAIITNAKFTKSQMGKIASMAHNGFARAIKPVHTTLDGDSIYAMSVGDVNANLDAVGTIAAIVMGKAINNAVRNAETSHGFKCLNDIKN from the coding sequence ATGAAAGAGATAAAAATCACAGATATAGAAAATATAAAAATAGGCAATGCTCAAAACAAGGAAGCAGCAACAGGCTGTACAGTTATAATATGTGAAAGAGGTGCTGTTATAGGTTTAGATGTTAGGGGAGGGGGACCGGCTTCAAGAGAAAGCGAACTCACAAAGGCACAAGCTTCTACTGATATAGTTCATGCAGTGCTTCTTAGCGGAGGAAGTGCATTCGGATTAGATGCTTCAGGCGGAGTTATGAAATATTTAGAGGAGAGAAATATCGGTTTTGATGTTGGTATTACAAAGGTGCCTTTAGTATGTCAGTCTTGTATATTCGATTTGAGAATTGGAGATTATAAAGTGCGTCCTGATATTAATATGGGATATGAGGCTTGTGTTAATGCTCAAAGTAATAATCCTAAAATGGGTAATTATGGGGCTGGAACAGGGGCAACTGTGGGAAAGATACTAGGTGCTGATTATGCCATGAAGTCCGGACTTGGTTTCTATGCTGTACAAGTTGATGATGTGAAGATTGGGGCAGTAGTTTCTGTTAATGCTTTCGGTGATGTATATGATTATGACAGTGGTAAAATGATTGCTGGTGTTCTTAATGAAAATAAAAATGGATTTAGAAGTTCAGAAGAAGAGTTAATAAAAATTACGCAGAATAATAATTTATCTTTCACTTCTAATGTTTCAAATACAAAAGAAAATACGACAATAGGTGCTATTATAACAAATGCTAAATTTACAAAATCACAAATGGGAAAGATAGCTTCAATGGCACATAATGGATTTGCAAGAGCTATAAAACCAGTTCATACCACATTAGACGGCGACAGTATTTATGCTATGAGTGTAGGCGATGTTAATGCTAATTTGGATGCAGTAGGAACTATTGCTGCTATTGTAATGGGTAAGGCTATAAATAATGCTGTTAGAAATGCTGAAACTTCTCATGGTTTTAAATGCTTAAATGATATAAAAAATTGA